A genomic stretch from Methylorubrum extorquens includes:
- a CDS encoding putative Glutathione peroxidase (Evidence 3 : Putative function from multiple computational evidences; PubMedId : 2671656, 3528129; Product type e : enzyme) → MSNLYDHAPRDARGGLHPLSQYRGKVLLVVNTASKCGFTPQYQGLETLWRRHRARGLVVLGLPCNQFGAQEPGDAAAIEQFCSLTYDVTFPVLAKVEVNGPGADPLYVDLKREKPGLFGTQAIKWNFTKFLIGRDGRVIGRFSPSTKPEALDGAIERALAEPGE, encoded by the coding sequence ATGAGCAACCTCTACGATCATGCTCCGCGCGACGCGCGTGGCGGACTGCATCCCCTGTCGCAGTATCGCGGCAAGGTGCTTCTGGTGGTCAACACCGCCTCGAAATGCGGGTTCACGCCGCAATATCAGGGCTTGGAGACCCTATGGCGGCGTCATCGCGCCCGCGGCCTCGTGGTGCTCGGCCTGCCCTGCAACCAGTTCGGTGCGCAGGAGCCGGGCGATGCCGCCGCCATCGAGCAGTTCTGCTCGTTGACCTACGACGTGACCTTTCCGGTCCTCGCCAAGGTCGAGGTCAACGGCCCCGGCGCCGACCCGCTCTATGTCGATCTCAAGCGCGAGAAGCCCGGCCTGTTCGGCACGCAGGCCATCAAGTGGAATTTCACGAAATTCCTGATCGGCCGGGACGGCCGGGTGATCGGCCGCTTCTCCCCATCCACGAAGCCCGAGGCCTTGGACGGTGCGATCGAGCGGGCCCTGGCGGAGCCGGGCGAGTAG
- a CDS encoding conserved protein of unknown function; putative exported protein (Evidence 4 : Unknown function but conserved in other organisms), giving the protein MTLPARRLARLASLPARPFRLRLIDAVTLAAIGLLVLKLTALMAADEPAPGAPLPDFARVLAKARTNYEPTDPTTTGSVSAPPKTAEPAPPPVYQPQVPEPVSDSERAILEKLAARRDTLKQRRDELDLREQMLKDAERKLETGVADLKGAEDKVGSEGTKRAEAEKAGMKGIVLMYETMKPKDAARVFDRLNLETLVPIVTAMNPRKMAEVLALMGSEPAEKLTVALANRARGLEAPQASAAIPGLPPGELPAIDPGPTARAGR; this is encoded by the coding sequence ATGACCCTTCCCGCGCGCCGACTCGCACGTCTCGCGAGCCTTCCGGCGCGCCCCTTCCGGCTGCGCCTGATCGACGCCGTGACCCTGGCGGCGATCGGGCTTCTCGTGCTCAAACTCACCGCGCTGATGGCTGCGGACGAGCCGGCGCCCGGCGCGCCGCTGCCGGACTTCGCCCGCGTGCTGGCCAAGGCGCGCACCAATTACGAGCCGACCGACCCGACGACCACGGGCTCCGTCTCGGCGCCGCCGAAGACGGCGGAACCCGCTCCGCCGCCGGTCTACCAGCCGCAGGTGCCCGAACCGGTCTCGGATAGCGAGCGGGCGATCCTGGAAAAGCTCGCGGCCCGCCGCGACACGCTCAAGCAGCGCCGGGACGAACTCGACCTGCGCGAGCAGATGCTCAAGGATGCCGAGCGCAAGCTCGAAACCGGCGTGGCCGACCTGAAGGGGGCCGAGGACAAGGTCGGGTCCGAGGGGACCAAGCGGGCCGAGGCGGAGAAGGCCGGGATGAAGGGCATCGTCCTCATGTACGAGACGATGAAGCCGAAGGACGCGGCCCGGGTCTTCGACCGCCTGAACCTTGAGACGCTGGTGCCGATCGTGACGGCGATGAACCCGCGCAAGATGGCCGAGGTGCTCGCCCTAATGGGCTCGGAGCCGGCCGAGAAGCTGACCGTGGCGCTCGCCAATCGCGCCCGCGGCCTCGAAGCGCCGCAGGCATCCGCCGCGATCCCCGGCCTGCCCCCCGGCGAGCTGCCGGCGATCGATCCGGGGCCGACGGCACGGGCGGGGCGGTAA
- a CDS encoding conserved protein of unknown function; putative exported protein (Evidence 4 : Unknown function but conserved in other organisms): protein MMTFFVSMAADVLVAVLLVATIASSVKLSGRINRLKADEAALRSTIGDLVVASATAERAIAGLRATLDECDRTLTERLAGAERTSTDLAAHVQAGESVISRIAAIVGQARTTAAPAAAPAAPRPVAIEAVPAIGNGERVGAALAAAQALSERALDRLRARAA, encoded by the coding sequence ATGATGACCTTCTTCGTCTCGATGGCCGCCGACGTGCTCGTCGCCGTTCTTCTGGTCGCCACCATCGCCTCCTCGGTGAAGCTGTCGGGGCGTATCAACCGGCTCAAGGCGGACGAGGCGGCCCTGCGCTCCACCATCGGCGACCTCGTGGTGGCGAGCGCCACCGCCGAGCGGGCCATCGCCGGCCTGCGCGCCACCCTCGACGAGTGCGACCGGACGCTGACCGAACGTCTCGCCGGCGCCGAGCGCACCAGCACCGATCTCGCCGCGCATGTGCAAGCGGGGGAGAGCGTGATCAGCCGCATCGCGGCCATCGTCGGCCAGGCGCGGACCACGGCGGCGCCTGCCGCCGCGCCCGCCGCGCCGCGTCCGGTGGCCATCGAGGCCGTGCCCGCCATCGGCAACGGTGAGCGCGTCGGCGCGGCGCTCGCCGCGGCCCAGGCCCTGTCCGAACGCGCCCTCGATCGCCTCCGGGCCAGGGCCGCATGA
- the fliM gene encoding flagellar motor switch protein FliM (Evidence 2b : Function from indirect experimental evidences (e.g. phenotypes); Product type s : structure), translated as MIGPEDELEDDWAAAFAEQGGEGGGGDASLAEEWGAALAEQGTTKSAGDVAAEWATMIEDGETENLPELAGNDRILNQDEIDGVLGFSLRELSASGAGGVRAIVDSGVVQYERLPMLEIVFDRMIRLLSTSLRNFFQDNVEVTLDNITSVRFGDYLNAIPLPTLLGVFKADAWEGSGLVTVEQTLAYSTMDLLLGGKRGGSSSRLDGRPFTTIEMSLVRRLVEIILTDLELSFQPLSPVRFGIDRIETNPRFATITRPGNAAILITLKLDMDGRGGGMQILFPYATVEPIRDLLMQSFMGERLGRDQVWESHLATEIWQADVDMEAVLHEVTLPLKRVLNLKVGDTLMFDRKPSDLITVRCGDWALTQGRIGRIDDAIAVQIARPLRQSRTTLQAYEISMQNRNDG; from the coding sequence ATGATCGGCCCCGAAGACGAGCTGGAGGACGATTGGGCGGCCGCCTTTGCCGAGCAGGGCGGCGAGGGCGGTGGCGGCGACGCGTCGCTGGCCGAGGAATGGGGCGCGGCGCTCGCTGAGCAGGGCACGACCAAGAGCGCCGGCGACGTCGCCGCCGAATGGGCGACGATGATCGAGGACGGGGAGACCGAGAATCTCCCCGAACTCGCCGGCAACGACCGCATCCTGAACCAGGACGAGATCGACGGCGTCCTCGGATTCTCCCTGCGCGAACTCTCCGCCTCCGGCGCGGGGGGTGTGCGCGCCATCGTCGATTCGGGCGTCGTTCAGTACGAACGCCTGCCGATGCTGGAAATCGTCTTCGACCGGATGATCCGGTTGCTGTCGACGTCCTTGCGCAACTTCTTCCAGGACAACGTCGAGGTGACCCTCGACAACATCACCTCGGTCCGCTTCGGCGACTATCTCAACGCGATCCCGCTCCCGACCCTGCTCGGCGTGTTCAAGGCCGATGCCTGGGAGGGCTCGGGCCTCGTCACCGTCGAGCAGACGCTCGCCTACTCGACCATGGATCTCCTGCTCGGGGGCAAGCGCGGCGGCTCGTCGAGCCGGCTCGACGGGCGGCCCTTCACCACGATCGAGATGAGCCTGGTGCGCCGCCTCGTCGAGATCATCCTCACCGACCTCGAACTCTCGTTCCAGCCGCTCTCGCCGGTGCGCTTCGGCATCGACCGCATCGAGACCAACCCGCGCTTCGCCACCATCACCCGGCCCGGCAACGCCGCGATCCTGATCACGCTCAAGCTCGACATGGACGGGCGCGGCGGCGGGATGCAGATCCTGTTCCCCTACGCGACGGTCGAGCCAATCCGTGACCTGCTGATGCAGAGCTTCATGGGCGAGCGGCTCGGGCGCGATCAGGTCTGGGAGAGCCACCTCGCCACCGAGATCTGGCAGGCGGATGTGGACATGGAGGCGGTGCTGCATGAGGTGACGCTGCCCTTGAAGCGGGTGCTCAACCTCAAGGTCGGCGACACACTGATGTTCGACCGCAAGCCCTCGGACCTCATCACCGTGCGCTGCGGCGACTGGGCGCTGACGCAAGGGCGGATTGGCCGGATCGACGATGCGATCGCGGTGCAGATCGCCCGGCCGCTGCGGCAGTCTCGCACAACGCTGCAGGCCTACGAGATCTCGATGCAGAACCGTAACGACGGGTAG
- the fliL gene encoding Flagellar fliL protein (Evidence 2b : Function from indirect experimental evidences (e.g. phenotypes); Product type s : structure): MAKKPKKAPAAEGEEGAAEAPKSKKKLIIIAAAVLLLGGGGGGFFFMKSRAAHADAHGEHGAEKLDPKAQAVFLDMRDMLVNLSPDPGATKSNVLKLRVALELKDAKVEATVKPLMPRVEDAFQTYLREIRASDLAGSAGLYRLREELLRRVNIALHPAKAEAVLFKDVIVQ; the protein is encoded by the coding sequence ATGGCCAAGAAGCCGAAGAAGGCGCCCGCGGCCGAAGGCGAGGAGGGCGCGGCGGAAGCGCCGAAGTCCAAGAAGAAGCTCATCATCATCGCCGCCGCGGTGCTGCTGCTCGGGGGCGGCGGGGGCGGGTTCTTCTTCATGAAGAGCCGCGCGGCGCATGCCGACGCCCACGGCGAGCACGGGGCCGAGAAGCTCGACCCGAAGGCGCAGGCCGTGTTCCTCGACATGCGCGACATGCTGGTGAACCTCAGTCCCGATCCGGGGGCGACCAAGTCCAACGTGCTCAAGCTGCGCGTCGCGCTGGAGCTGAAGGACGCCAAGGTCGAGGCGACGGTCAAGCCGCTGATGCCGCGGGTCGAGGACGCCTTCCAGACCTACCTGCGCGAGATCCGGGCGAGCGATCTGGCCGGTTCCGCCGGTCTCTACCGCCTGCGCGAGGAATTGCTGCGGCGGGTCAACATCGCGCTGCACCCGGCCAAGGCCGAGGCGGTGCTGTTCAAGGACGTGATCGTCCAGTGA
- a CDS encoding protein of unknown function (Evidence 5 : Unknown function), with protein MKPVVETLAMLLAMTSSSRARAVWAETPTKSAFCMVCLEWRRVHALHRRGCANPGNFVFTLIFSTLTETKPYADTGPPGDGGKSDPASSAALTEG; from the coding sequence TTGAAGCCGGTGGTCGAGACGTTGGCCATGTTGTTGGCGATGACGTCGAGTTCGCGAGCCAGGGCGGTCTGGGCGGAGACTCCGACGAAGAGCGCGTTCTGCATGGTGTGCCTCGAATGGCGACGGGTTCATGCCCTCCACCGCAGGGGCTGTGCCAATCCCGGAAACTTCGTTTTTACCTTAATATTCAGTACTTTGACTGAAACGAAGCCTTACGCCGACACCGGCCCGCCGGGGGACGGCGGCAAGTCCGACCCGGCAAGTTCTGCCGCCTTAACCGAGGGTTAA
- the flgF gene encoding flagellar basal-body rod protein flgF (Evidence 2b : Function from indirect experimental evidences (e.g. phenotypes); Product type s : structure), which yields MQNALFVGVSAQTALARELDVIANNMANVSTTGFKARSARFQEYLMPVASADSFQRSDRRLSYVIDQGTPLDLTQGPVEPDSNPMHVALRGDAFLAVQTPQGLRYTRNGAFELDATGNLVTSDGHAVQGDGGPITIGQQETGLAIAPDGTISTNLGIRGRLRLVTFADVQALKSEGANLFSSEAPARPAGPGAHLEPGALERSNVKPVVEMTRLMDVNRTYSMVSSVISRLDDLRGTAIRRLADVA from the coding sequence ATGCAGAACGCGCTCTTCGTCGGAGTCTCCGCCCAGACCGCCCTGGCTCGCGAACTCGACGTCATCGCCAACAACATGGCCAACGTCTCGACCACCGGCTTCAAGGCGCGCTCGGCTCGCTTCCAGGAATATCTGATGCCGGTGGCCTCCGCCGACAGCTTCCAGCGGAGCGACCGCCGCCTCTCCTACGTCATCGACCAGGGCACCCCGCTCGACCTCACGCAGGGCCCGGTGGAGCCTGACAGCAACCCGATGCACGTGGCCCTGCGCGGCGACGCCTTCCTCGCCGTCCAGACGCCGCAGGGCCTGCGCTACACCCGCAACGGCGCCTTCGAACTCGATGCCACGGGCAACCTCGTCACCTCGGACGGCCACGCGGTGCAGGGCGACGGCGGCCCGATCACCATCGGCCAGCAGGAGACGGGGCTCGCCATCGCCCCCGACGGCACGATCTCGACCAATCTCGGTATCCGCGGCCGGCTGCGCCTTGTCACCTTCGCCGACGTGCAGGCGCTGAAGTCGGAGGGCGCCAACCTGTTCTCGTCCGAGGCGCCTGCCCGGCCCGCCGGCCCCGGTGCCCATCTGGAGCCCGGCGCGCTGGAGCGCTCCAACGTGAAGCCGGTGGTCGAAATGACCCGGCTGATGGACGTGAACCGCACCTACTCGATGGTCTCGAGCGTGATCTCGCGCCTCGACGACCTGCGCGGCACGGCGATCCGCCGTCTCGCCGACGTCGCCTGA
- the flgG gene encoding flagellar biosynthesis; cell-distal portion of basal-body rod (Evidence 2b : Function from indirect experimental evidences (e.g. phenotypes); Product type s : structure), which produces MRALYAAATGMAAQELNVQVISNNIANLRTTGYKRQQVHFQDLLYQNLRRSGSSTSDQNTMLPAGLALGSGVKTTSTARAMSQGPLAQTEKDYDVAIRGEGLFRVRLPDGRTAYSRDGSFDLDAQGQMVTRDGYLLDPGVTVPNTATSVTISATGAVQATMPGQTAPQALGQFQLARFVNKVGLESIGDNLFVETAASGPAITGLPGSEGFGNLQQRYLEEANVNAVTEISSLIAAQRAYEMNSKVVTAADQMLSTTSQMFRG; this is translated from the coding sequence ATGCGCGCCCTCTACGCCGCCGCCACGGGCATGGCGGCCCAGGAACTCAACGTTCAGGTCATCTCGAACAACATCGCGAACCTGCGCACCACCGGCTACAAACGCCAGCAGGTGCATTTCCAGGATCTGCTCTACCAGAACCTGCGCCGCTCCGGCTCCTCGACCTCGGACCAGAACACGATGCTGCCCGCCGGCCTCGCGCTGGGCTCGGGCGTGAAGACCACCTCGACCGCCCGCGCGATGAGCCAGGGGCCGCTGGCGCAGACCGAGAAGGACTACGACGTCGCGATCCGCGGCGAGGGCCTGTTTCGCGTCCGCCTGCCGGACGGGCGCACCGCCTACAGCCGCGACGGCTCGTTCGACCTCGACGCGCAGGGGCAGATGGTCACCCGCGACGGCTACCTGCTCGATCCCGGCGTGACGGTGCCGAACACCGCGACCTCGGTGACGATCTCGGCCACCGGCGCGGTGCAGGCGACCATGCCGGGCCAGACCGCACCGCAGGCGCTCGGCCAGTTCCAGCTCGCCCGCTTCGTCAACAAGGTCGGCCTCGAATCGATCGGCGACAACCTGTTCGTCGAGACCGCCGCCTCGGGCCCCGCCATCACCGGCCTGCCGGGCTCGGAAGGCTTCGGCAATCTGCAGCAGCGCTACCTCGAAGAGGCCAACGTCAACGCGGTCACCGAGATCTCGTCGCTGATCGCGGCGCAGCGCGCCTACGAGATGAACTCCAAGGTCGTCACCGCCGCCGACCAGATGCTCTCCACCACCTCGCAGATGTTCCGCGGTTGA
- the flgA gene encoding Flageller protein FlgA (Evidence 2b : Function from indirect experimental evidences (e.g. phenotypes); Product type s : structure) codes for MHALRPIRRPVPLAVTPLSRGMIGRTVLALAAFLTVTLFTLPLMAAGTTLRLRGDVTARGDTLSFGDLVEGAPADLAARALFRAPALGAVGTIQARRIIEAAAALGLTGIETGGRLQVTVQRAARRVGATEIEAALKRALETGYGLDPKSLSVRLDGDAPMLLAPLDLDGQAAAVDLTYDPRTRRVAGLVVLGERQASLRVAGVAVETREVAVLTRSLNRGEAVASADLTVERRPRDSVPNDVQGALTLVVGQVAQRPLSAGAVLRSGDVAPPDLVARGDSVAIVFETPRRVAVAARHRQRERPPRRQRLGDERRLEEGAASRGDRPGAGLGRPGSAASADPSGQRRPVSRAASLPSFSPSR; via the coding sequence ATGCACGCCCTCCGGCCGATCCGCCGTCCCGTCCCGCTCGCCGTCACCCCGCTCTCGCGCGGCATGATCGGCCGGACCGTCCTCGCGCTGGCCGCCTTCCTCACGGTGACGTTGTTCACCCTGCCGCTGATGGCCGCCGGCACGACGCTGCGCCTGCGGGGCGACGTCACCGCCCGCGGCGACACGCTCAGCTTCGGCGACCTCGTGGAAGGCGCCCCTGCCGATCTCGCCGCCCGCGCGCTGTTCCGCGCCCCGGCCCTCGGCGCGGTCGGCACGATCCAGGCTCGCCGCATCATCGAGGCGGCGGCCGCCCTCGGCCTGACCGGGATCGAGACCGGCGGGCGGCTCCAGGTGACGGTGCAGCGCGCCGCCCGCCGGGTCGGGGCGACGGAGATCGAGGCGGCGCTGAAGCGCGCGCTGGAGACCGGCTACGGCCTCGATCCGAAATCCCTCTCGGTGCGTCTCGACGGCGATGCGCCGATGCTGCTCGCCCCGCTCGACCTCGACGGGCAGGCGGCGGCGGTCGATCTCACCTACGATCCGCGCACCCGCCGGGTCGCCGGCCTCGTGGTGCTCGGCGAGCGTCAAGCCTCGCTGCGGGTGGCCGGCGTGGCGGTCGAGACCCGCGAGGTAGCGGTGCTGACCCGCAGCCTCAACCGTGGCGAGGCGGTCGCCAGCGCCGACCTCACTGTCGAGCGCCGCCCGCGCGACAGCGTGCCCAACGACGTGCAGGGCGCGCTGACCCTGGTCGTCGGACAGGTGGCGCAGCGTCCGCTCAGCGCCGGCGCCGTCCTGCGCTCGGGCGACGTGGCGCCGCCCGATCTCGTCGCCCGCGGCGACAGCGTCGCCATCGTGTTCGAGACCCCCCGGCGTGTCGCTGTCGCTGCGCGGCATCGCCAACGAGAGCGGCCGCCTCGGCGCCAGCGTCTCGGTGACGAACGCCGCCTCGAAGAAGGTGCTGCAAGCCGTGGTGATCGCCCCGGGGCGGGTCTCGGTCGGCCCGGCTCCGCAGCCTCAGCCGATCCTTCAGGCCAGCGCCGCCCCGTGAGCCGCGCCGCGTCCCTTCCGTCTTTCTCCCCTTCCCGCTAG
- a CDS encoding protein of unknown function; putative exported protein (Evidence 5 : Unknown function): protein MSNDVLIPLLAIVTIVLVAAFAIWQRARVAQSKNDPHRSAFTQAHGEAPRPNRPGTEH, encoded by the coding sequence ATGTCGAACGACGTGCTCATTCCGCTGCTCGCCATCGTCACCATTGTCCTCGTCGCGGCCTTCGCGATCTGGCAGCGGGCCCGGGTGGCGCAGTCGAAGAACGACCCGCACCGCTCGGCCTTCACCCAGGCCCACGGCGAAGCGCCTCGCCCGAACCGGCCCGGCACCGAGCACTGA
- a CDS encoding conserved protein of unknown function (Evidence 4 : Unknown function but conserved in other organisms), producing MAVDRTLALRLTDRPSAQTFVRGLLATMIELEAVLTRESDGVRAGRIAQALTDSASKSELASAYMNGLEAAKANAIALARFAPEGLEALKAAQHRFAAVVETNQQVLATARAVSEGLIKALAEEVAKARTPTVYGRPSVSPSPYGRGAQGGPLVFSRSL from the coding sequence ATGGCCGTTGATCGAACCCTCGCCCTGCGCCTCACCGATCGCCCCTCGGCCCAGACCTTCGTGCGCGGGCTGCTCGCCACCATGATCGAGCTGGAAGCGGTGCTCACCCGCGAGAGCGACGGCGTGCGGGCCGGGCGGATCGCCCAGGCGCTGACGGACTCCGCGTCGAAATCCGAACTCGCCTCCGCCTACATGAACGGCCTGGAGGCGGCCAAGGCCAACGCGATCGCACTCGCCCGCTTCGCGCCGGAGGGTCTGGAGGCGCTGAAGGCGGCCCAGCACCGCTTCGCCGCCGTGGTGGAAACCAATCAGCAGGTGCTTGCCACCGCCCGCGCTGTCTCCGAAGGGCTGATCAAGGCGCTGGCCGAGGAAGTCGCCAAGGCGCGCACACCCACCGTCTACGGCCGCCCCTCCGTCTCGCCCTCGCCCTACGGCCGGGGTGCGCAGGGCGGGCCGCTGGTGTTCTCGCGCAGCCTGTAA
- a CDS encoding conserved protein of unknown function; putative exported protein (Evidence 4 : Unknown function but conserved in other organisms) translates to MLPLATFAASAAVGVGKNLLNTLAKTDANTMDTAKSTASVKARKTADDFEKMFLEDSLEKLTQSEGTEGPMGENGTGGGVWRSMMTKEYANAIVKTGGVGISNQVYSEMMRMQEAGNGR, encoded by the coding sequence ATGCTGCCCCTCGCAACCTTCGCGGCCTCCGCCGCCGTCGGCGTCGGCAAGAACCTGCTCAACACGCTCGCGAAAACCGACGCGAACACGATGGACACGGCCAAGTCCACCGCCTCGGTCAAGGCGCGTAAGACCGCCGACGACTTCGAGAAGATGTTCCTCGAGGACAGCTTGGAGAAGCTGACGCAGAGCGAGGGCACGGAAGGGCCGATGGGCGAGAACGGCACCGGCGGCGGCGTCTGGCGCTCGATGATGACCAAGGAATACGCCAACGCCATCGTGAAGACCGGTGGCGTCGGCATCAGCAATCAGGTCTATTCCGAGATGATGCGGATGCAGGAGGCGGGCAATGGCCGTTGA
- the flgI gene encoding flagella basal body protein (Evidence 2b : Function from indirect experimental evidences (e.g. phenotypes); Product type s : structure), producing the protein MPLPRPLSPALLARRLVAVLACLAVLLPPAPASALSRVKDLAAVEGVRSNQLVGYGIVVGLNGTGDTLNNIPFTKQSLQAMLERLGINTRGATMRTQNLAAVMVTANLPPFATQGTHIDVTVSSLGDAKSLQGGTLVATSLLGADGEIYALAQGSVAIAGFSAEGEAAKITRGVPTNGRISNGALVEREMAFKLNEARSLRLSLRNPDFTTAKRIASAINDFMGADTAEPTDPATITLQIPAKYRGNMIRLITEVEQLKVEPDQTARVVVDERSGIIVMGRDVRVSTVAIAQGNLTVTITEQPMVSQPAPLSNGQTAVVPRTGVKVDTGDGNKLALVKEGVSLRELVDGLNALGVGPRDLISILQAIKTAGALQADIELM; encoded by the coding sequence ATGCCCCTGCCTCGCCCCCTGTCTCCTGCCCTGCTCGCCCGGCGTCTCGTCGCGGTGCTCGCCTGCCTCGCAGTCCTGCTGCCGCCGGCCCCGGCCAGCGCCCTGTCGCGGGTCAAGGATCTCGCTGCCGTCGAGGGCGTGCGCTCCAACCAGCTCGTCGGCTACGGCATCGTGGTCGGCCTCAACGGCACCGGCGACACCCTCAACAACATCCCCTTCACCAAGCAGTCCCTGCAGGCGATGCTGGAGCGGCTCGGCATCAACACCCGCGGCGCGACCATGCGCACCCAGAACCTCGCGGCGGTGATGGTGACGGCCAACCTGCCCCCCTTCGCGACCCAGGGCACGCATATCGACGTAACCGTCTCCTCGCTCGGCGACGCCAAGTCGCTTCAGGGAGGCACGCTGGTGGCGACCTCCCTGCTCGGCGCCGACGGTGAGATCTATGCCCTGGCGCAGGGCTCGGTGGCGATCGCCGGCTTTTCGGCGGAGGGCGAGGCCGCCAAGATCACCCGCGGCGTGCCGACCAACGGGCGCATCTCCAACGGCGCGCTGGTCGAGCGCGAGATGGCGTTCAAGCTCAACGAGGCGCGCTCCCTGCGGCTGTCGCTGCGCAACCCCGACTTCACCACCGCCAAGCGGATCGCCTCAGCGATCAACGACTTCATGGGTGCCGACACCGCCGAGCCGACCGACCCGGCGACGATCACCCTTCAGATCCCGGCCAAGTACCGCGGCAACATGATCCGTCTCATCACCGAGGTCGAGCAGCTCAAGGTCGAGCCCGACCAGACAGCGCGAGTCGTGGTGGACGAGCGCTCCGGCATCATCGTGATGGGCCGCGACGTGCGGGTCTCCACGGTCGCGATCGCGCAGGGCAACCTCACGGTGACGATCACCGAGCAGCCGATGGTGAGCCAGCCCGCGCCGCTGTCGAACGGCCAGACTGCGGTGGTGCCGCGCACCGGCGTGAAGGTGGATACCGGTGACGGCAACAAGCTCGCCCTGGTGAAGGAAGGCGTGAGCCTGCGCGAACTCGTCGACGGCCTCAACGCGCTCGGGGTCGGCCCGCGCGACCTGATCTCGATCCTTCAGGCGATCAAGACGGCCGGCGCGCTCCAGGCCGACATCGAGCTGATGTAA
- a CDS encoding putative Flagellar assembly protein fliX (Evidence 3 : Putative function from multiple computational evidences; PubMedId : 9555902; Product type f : factor), translating to MRVDTRFAAAAAGALNATRRAAAPGAFAPTSGAEETPRAATAGASQTGMLTGLDALLTLQGQDGAAAQKERRRRSVQRGHDLLDGLDRLKAALIGGRVATRDLQAIAGRLAERNAESGDPRLDGLVAEIELRAAVELAKLEVARGA from the coding sequence ATGCGCGTCGACACACGCTTTGCCGCGGCCGCCGCGGGTGCGCTCAACGCCACCCGCCGCGCCGCCGCGCCGGGCGCCTTCGCCCCGACGTCGGGAGCAGAAGAGACGCCCCGGGCGGCGACCGCGGGCGCGAGCCAGACCGGCATGCTCACCGGGCTCGACGCCCTCCTCACGCTCCAGGGACAGGACGGGGCCGCCGCGCAGAAGGAGCGGCGCCGCCGTTCGGTGCAGCGCGGGCACGACCTGCTCGACGGGCTCGACCGCCTGAAAGCCGCGCTGATCGGCGGGCGGGTGGCGACGCGCGACCTTCAGGCCATCGCCGGCCGTCTCGCCGAGCGGAATGCGGAGAGCGGCGACCCCCGCCTCGACGGGCTGGTGGCCGAGATCGAACTGCGCGCGGCGGTGGAACTCGCCAAGCTCGAAGTGGCGCGCGGCGCCTGA